The genomic DNA CCGACGGCAGCCGTGCCTACGTCGCCCGCTACGCGCTCGGCCGCGATTACCACAAGCTGATGCGCAACCGGCTGCAGAAGCTCGCCGACCGCATCGCCGGCCTGGTCGGGCCATTCGGGCACCGGGTGTTCGTCGATTCCGCACCGGTGCTCGAACGGGCGCTGGCACGCAATGCCGGCCTGGGCTGGATCGGCAAGCACACCTGCCTGATCGACCGCGACGGCGGTTCGTGGTTCTTCCTCGGCGAGATCTACATCGACCTGCCGCTGCCCGTCGACCCGCCGGCAACCGCGCACTGCGGCACCTGCACGCGCTGCATCGACATCTGCCCGACCGGTGCCATCGTCGCGCCGCAGCGGCTGGACGCGCGGCGCTGCATCAGCTACCTGACCATCGAGCACGACGGGCCGATTCCCGAACCGCTGCGCGCGCCGATCGGCAACCGCATCTTCGGTTGCGACGACTGCCAGCTGGTGTGCCCGTGGAACAAGTTCGCCCGCCGCCACGACGAGCCCGACTTCCGCGTGCGCAACAACCTCGACACGGCGACGCTGGCGGAACTGTTCGCCTGGACCGAAGAGGAGTTCCTGCAGCGCACCGAGGGCTCGGCGATCCGCCGCAGCGGGCACCGGCGCTGGCTGCGCAATATCGCGGTGGCCCTGGGCAACGCGCCGACCACCGCGGAAACGCTCGAGGCTCTGCGCTCGCGCCGGCATTCGGGCGACGCGCTGGTCGACGAGCATGTCGACTGGGCATTGCGCCGGCACGGCGTGTAGCGGGTAGACGGGGCACCGCGCCCCGGCCGAATACGCGGGGTTATCCGATCGCCGTTCTTCCCCGATCGCGCGCGACCCGCGATCGCTGCGGGCATCAGCGCCGCGAGGCGATCTCGGCCAGCAGCGCGCGCGTCACCGGGTCTTCCACCCGCGCGGGATCGCCCTTCACCGCCGGCAGCAACTCGCCGGCGATGCGCTTGCCCAGCTCCACGCCCCACTGGTCGAAGGCGTTGATGCCCCACAGCACCGACTGCAGGTAGACGCTGTGCTCGTAGAGCGCGATCAGCGCACCCAGCGAATGCGGCGTCAGCGCGTCGAGCAGCAGCAACGTCGACGGCCGATTGCCGGGATAGCGCTTCTGCGCATCCTCGGCCGCATGGCCATTGGCCAGCGCCTCGGTCTGCGCCAGCAGGTTGGACAGCAGCGCGGCATGGTTCTCGGCATAGGGGTGATCGGGCCGCACGGTGCCGATGAAGTCGGCCGGCACGCTCTGGGTGCCCTGGTGCAACGCCTGGAAGAAGCTGTGCTGCGAATTGGTTCCGGCACCACCCCACAGCACCGGCACGGTGTCCACGTCCGCCGGTTCCCCATCGGGGGTGACCGACTTGCCGAGGCTTTCCATCACCAGCTGCTGGAGGTAGGCCGGCAGCAGCGCGAGGCGCTCGTCGTAGGGCAGCACGGCATGTGTCGGCAGGCCGAGGCCGTTGCGGTTCCACACCGCGGTCAACGCATGCAGCACCGGCAGGTTGGCGTCGAGCGGCGCCTCGAGCACGTGCGCGTCCATCTCCGCCGCGCCTTCGAGCAGTGCGTCGAAGCCGTCCATGCCGATCGCCAGTGCGATCGCGAAACCGACCGTCGACCACAGCGAATAACGCCCGCCCACCCAGTCCCACATCGGCAGCACGCGCGCGGGATCGACGCCGAACGCCTGCGCCTTTTCGACGTTCGCGCTGACGGCATAGAGGCGTTCCCCCCCACCCAGCCAGTCACGCAGGATGG from Luteimonas sp. YGD11-2 includes the following:
- the queG gene encoding tRNA epoxyqueuosine(34) reductase QueG, whose amino-acid sequence is MDLDAHALVAQIRDLARDAGFQRMGISGIELGEDEAHLRSWLAEGLYGTMEWMARHGDRRARPAELVPGTLRVISVGLDYGPDDHDDSWRTLADGSRAYVARYALGRDYHKLMRNRLQKLADRIAGLVGPFGHRVFVDSAPVLERALARNAGLGWIGKHTCLIDRDGGSWFFLGEIYIDLPLPVDPPATAHCGTCTRCIDICPTGAIVAPQRLDARRCISYLTIEHDGPIPEPLRAPIGNRIFGCDDCQLVCPWNKFARRHDEPDFRVRNNLDTATLAELFAWTEEEFLQRTEGSAIRRSGHRRWLRNIAVALGNAPTTAETLEALRSRRHSGDALVDEHVDWALRRHGV
- the pgi gene encoding glucose-6-phosphate isomerase yields the protein MSAAARRLQQALAPHARRLADTRIAGLVGADPARATALSLRVGPLYANFARQRFDDQALAGLYALAADAGLQDALRALFDGAMVNPSEQRPALHVALRSALGTTPVAQDAHAQARGARARMASMVDALAASDVTDIVNVGIGGSDLGPRLVVDALKDAHSGRFRVHFLTNVDGSDAFHRLRGLDPAKTAAILVSKSFGTQETLLNGTILRDWLGGGERLYAVSANVEKAQAFGVDPARVLPMWDWVGGRYSLWSTVGFAIALAIGMDGFDALLEGAAEMDAHVLEAPLDANLPVLHALTAVWNRNGLGLPTHAVLPYDERLALLPAYLQQLVMESLGKSVTPDGEPADVDTVPVLWGGAGTNSQHSFFQALHQGTQSVPADFIGTVRPDHPYAENHAALLSNLLAQTEALANGHAAEDAQKRYPGNRPSTLLLLDALTPHSLGALIALYEHSVYLQSVLWGINAFDQWGVELGKRIAGELLPAVKGDPARVEDPVTRALLAEIASRR